The nucleotide sequence GCCGCCTTCCCCACCGGCATGTTCGCGGTGGTGGCCTCCGACCTGCTGCCAGGCCTGCTCGACGTGCTGGAACAGGAAGCACGCAGCCCGCAGGCGCCGCCCAGCGCAGCGCGCCAACCGCGCCACGGCCCCACCCTGCGCCTGGTGCGCGGCACCGCCCTGCGTGGCGTGCTGTGGGTGATGGTGGCCGGCGCCCTGCTCTGCCTGACCGGCTGGATCCACCAGAAGACCCGGGTCAGTGCCGGTGCACCGGTGGCCCATGCCGAACAGAAGACCCCGCCGAGGCTGTCGCTGGCCAACAACGACGGGGTGATCGACGTGCGCGGCCGCCTGCCCGGCGAAGCGGACCGGCGCAAGGTGTGGAGCGCGCTGGTGGCCCAGTACGGCCAGCGCGGGGTCAGCGGCGACATCCTGCGCGACCCGCTGGCCGGCGAGCCGCGCTGGCTGGACCGGCTGGTCAGCCTGGCCCCGGTGCTGCGCCACCCCGGCCTGTCGCTGTCGTTCAACGGCGACACCCTGCACGTGGAGATGGCCCGGCTGCCGGAACAGGACCGCATTGCGGTCTCCACGACCTTGCGTCGCGGCTTCGGCCACATGCAGGTCACCGGCCTGTGGGACGCCGGCCGCGTGGCGCTATCGCAGCTGCCTGCCATGCCCGAGCCGGCCGAACTGGTGGCCGCGTTGAACCAGGGCAAGGTGAAGTTCGAACACAAGTCGCCCACCCTGCGCGCCGACGGCCACGACATGCTGCGCGCCAGCGCGCAGGCGATACTGGCGGCCGACCCGGGCGTGAAGCTGGAAGTGGGCAGCCACACCGACAGCCTTGGCAGCGCCGAGACCAACCTGCACCTGAGCCAGCAGCGCGCGGAAATGGTGGTGGCCGAACTGCAGGCGCAGGGCGTGCCGCTGGGCATGCTGGTGCCGCGGGGCTATGGGGAGGAACAGCCGGTGGCCGACAACCGGTGGGAATCGGGGCGGGACCGTAACCGGCGGATCGAGTATTCGATTTTGCAGTGAATCACCGGCGTGGCGCGATCCAGGCCAACGTGGCCATGCGCCCCGTCCGACGATCCCGCCGATGCGAATAGAACCGCCCCGGCTCGGCAATGGTGCACAACTGCCCACCACTGATCGCCGCCGGGTCCACCCCAGCCGCCACCAGCCGGCGCCGTGCCAGCGCGTACAGGTCCACCTTCCAGTGTCCTGGACGGGTCGCAACGAATGCCCCCGCCGCGCCCGCATCGCGCTCCACGAACGCGTTGAACACGTCTTCACCAATCTCGTAATCGGCCGGCCCGGCCGCGGGCCCCAGCCACGCCTGCAGCTCACCCGGCGCCGCCTCCATCGCCGCCACGGTCGCCTCCAGCATGCCGTCGGCCAGCCCGCGCCACCCGGCATGGGCGGCGCCGATCTCGCGGCCGTCGCGCGCCGCCAGCACCACCGGCAGGCAGTCCGCCGTGAGGATGGCCAGCACCACGCCCGGCACAGAGGTCACCGCCGCATCGGCAGTGGGCTCGAACTCAATCCCCTGCCCGGCAGGCGCCGCCTCGAAACGCAGCACCGCCGTACCGTGCACCTGGCGCAGCCAGTGCGGCGCAGAGGGCAGCCCCAACCCTTCCTCCAGCAGCGCGCGGTTGCGCGCCACCTGGGCCGGGTGGTCGCCGTCGGCGGCGGTGCGGTTGCCCATGTTGAACTGGTCGAACGGCGCCACCGAGCCCCCCGCGCCGTAGCGCAGGGTGGTCAGCGCATGCACGCCGGGCGCCGCCGGCCAGTCGGCCGCCAGCACCGGCAGCGGGGCAGACGGCGTGGCCATCAGCGGCGCCCGCGTTCCAGTTCGGCGATGCGCTTGGTGTCCTCACGCAGCGCGTCCATCAGCGCCACCATGTCGGCCGGCACCGGTGCGCTGTTGCGGATCGGCTCACCGGTGATCGGGTGGGCGAACTCCAGCGTTTCCGCATGCAGCGCCTGGCGCTTGAAGCCGCGCAACTGGGCCACCAGCTCGTCGCTGGCGCCCTTGGGCAGCTTCAGCGCGCCGCCGTACAGCGAATCGCCCACGATGGCGTGCTTGAGGTGTGCCATGTGCACGCGGATCTGGTGGGTACGGCCAGTTTCCAGGCGGCACTCCAGCGCGGTGTGCGCGCGGAAGCGCTCGCGCAGGCGGTAATGGGTCACCGCGTCCTTGCCGTCTTCGCGCACCGCCATGCGGATGCGGTCGCGCGGGTGGCGGTCGATCGGCGCATCGGCGGTACCGCCGGAGACCAGCGCGCCCACCACCACCGCCAGGTACTGGCGGTGCACGTTGCGCGCGGCCAACTGCTCCACCAGCGCGGTCTGCGCCTGGATCGTACGGGCCACCACCATCACCCCGCTGGTGTCCTTGTCCAGGCGGTGCACGATGCCCGCACGCGGCAGCACCGACAGGCCCGGGTCGCGGAACAGCAGCGCGTTGACCAGGGTGCCGCTGGGGTTGCCGGCGCCCGGGTGGACCACCAGGCCGACCGGCTTGTTGATCACGTAAACGTGTTCATCCTCGTACAGGATGTCCAGCGGGATGTCCTCGGGCTCGGCGTGGGTCTGGGTGTCGAGCACGACATGCAGGCTGGCCACCTCGCCGCCGCGGACCGGGTCGCGGCCGCGCACCGGGTTGCCGTCCAGCAGGACGTCGCCGGACTTGATCCACTCGGTCAGCTTGGACCGGGAGAACTCCGGGAACAGTTCGGCCAGCACGGCGTCGAAACGCCGCCCGGCGGCGGTATCAGGCACGATGGCCTGGCGGTTGGAGTCGGTTTCTGAAGGGGTATCGGACATGGGGGGCACACCGCAGGAAGACAATTTTGGGGTCCGGGCGACCACTTTCAGTCGCAGGACAGGCCACTAGGCTATCATCGACCCTTCGTATTCCAGCCGCGTCCCGCCCTGACCCCATGATCCGACGCTCTTCCCTGCTGTCCGCGCCCGTCCGCACCGCGGCCCTGATGCTGGTCCTGGCCCTTGTTTCCACCGGCTGCCACCGTGGCGCCAAGGGTGACAACCCGGAAGAAGGCCAGCCGGTCGAAACGATCTACGAAAAGAGCCACGGCCTGATGGAGAAGGGCAACTGGAGCGGGGCCGAGGCCACCTTCCGCCGCCTGATCGCCCAGTACCCGTATGGTCCGTACACCGAGCAGGCGATGATCGAAACCGCCTACGCCCAGTACAAGGCCGGCAAGCACGACGACGCGGTGTCCAGCATCGACCGCTTCATCCGTACCTACCCGACCCACCGCAACATCGCCTACATGTACTACCTGCGTGGCCTGGCCAACAGCAACCGCAACACGGTGTTCCTCCGCCGCGTGTGGTCGCTGGACCCGAGCCGCCGCGACCTGTCCACCCCGCGCCAGGCCTACTCCGACTTCAACGTCGTGGTCGAGCGCTACCCCAACAGCCGCTACGCCGCCGACGCGCGCAGCCGCATGCTGGAGCTGCGCGACGTGTTCGCCCAGCACGAGCTGGACAACGCCCTGTACTACCTGCGCCGCGAGGCCTACGTCTCCGCCGCCGGCCGTGCCAACTACCTGCTGGAAACCTACCCGCAGAGCGCCTTCCAGTACGACGCGGTGGCCGCCCTCGGTGAGGCCTACACCCACCTGGGCAACAAGACCCTGGCCGACGACGCGCGCCGCGTGCTCGAGCTGAACCAGCCGGAGCACCCGTGGCTGCAGGGCAACTGGCCGAAGTACCCGTGGATGGTCCGCAAGCTGAACCCGTTCGCCGGCGAGAAGTCCGCCAGCACCGGCCAGCGCAACGCCACCATGAACCGCCGTTGATTCCAGCGGCCGGTTGAAACGAAGAAGGGTCCTTTGCGGGACCCTTTTTTGTTGCCGGTGGCAGCTCAGAGGCGCGGAGGCGGCGCCTGCTGCACGGTGGCCTCTGAGACAGGCGACACCTGGAAGCGCATGCCCTCGAAGTCGCTGGCGGGGGGCGCGGGTGCAACCTGCACCTCGGAGGAGAACGTCACCCGCCGGGGCTGCAGCGCCGGACCATTGGCAACCGATACCGGGCTGGGGCGCGTGATTTCCTGTACTCCGGGTTGCTGCGGTTCTGCGGCGGCGGGAACCCGGTAGGGCGCGTGGCCGGGAGTGAGGGTTAAGGCGGTAGGAAGCTGCATCGGGGTGTCTCCAACGGAAAAACCTGACTCTATCCAGCTGCGACCGGCGCGCTTTCGCATTTCGCGCGGATTCGGGCGACGACGGCGTAGCCGCCCTGGGCGAGGCCTGCACCCACCTGGGCAACAAGGTCCTGGCCGACGATGCCCGCCGCGTGCTGGAACTGAACCAGCCCGAGCACCCGTGGAACGCCACCTCGAATGCAGAGGGGGCTGTATGCATGGATCTTGAAAGCTTGTGCCGGTGAAGGCGGGTATTTCTAGAATCCTTTCCCAACCGGCCCTTTCGCCATGCCACACCCGCGCATCCAGCCCGCCACGTCTTTGGTCCCGCAAGGCTTCACCCACGCGCGACGCACCGAAAACACGGGCGTGCCGGGGCGGCTGGACATCAAGGAAATCGAGAATCGCTTGGCGGTCCCAACACCCACCACAGTTCCGAAGCTGCCCACACCAAGCCGCGACATTGCCCGGACGCTTCTGGCGGCGCGCAGCACTGCGCCTGTGTATGCCGCCCCCAACCCGCGCACTGTCGACCCTTGCTGGCAACCGGGTACGTTGATCGCGAGTGGGGCTGAGGCAGAGATTCGCGAGGCCGCTCACATGCACGGGCAAGTACTGAAACTGTTCAAACCCGGCATTGCCGCCATCGACATCCGCGCCGAGCTCGATGCGATGAACGGGTACCACGGCGCCGGATTCGTCCATGTGTCGCCCGATGGACGCGTGCTGCGCATGCCGAGGATCGACGGCGTACCGCTGCACTGTTTGACGCCGGGACAGGCCCTGCCCGACCTGAGGGACCGGATACTGGCGTGTGTTGAGCGGATCATCGATGCGGGTATCTACCCGGAAGATCTATGCGAAGCCAACTTCATCTATGACATCCGTACGGGCAATCTGGCGCCGATAGACCTGAAGAGCCGCGCCCCTGCGGCAGGTCAGTGGCAAAGCTGGATTGAGAGCTTCCGCGGCGAAGTGAGGAACCTGATGGCGGTGGCAGAGCGTGCTGCGGCGCCCGATCATGCCGACAAAAGCGTGCGCTTCGCACAGCAGCCACAGGGAGGAATCACCGGCGGCTCCTGGCGCGATGTCTCCAGCCGTGTCGCCGTGCGCTTCCGCACGTTGACCAAAGCACTATCGGTACTCAACAGCGGCCTGCCGATCCCCACCCGGAACCTGCGCAAGCTGCTGCTGATGTCGCTTGCGGTAAACACCGACCATCAGCTGGTTTCGCCACGGTCGGAGAAATTTTTGCTGAAGGCGCTGGATGAGGTACATGAGGGCACGAAGGATACGTACGCTGCGGGGTCGCTTCCCATCGACGTACTTCAAAGCTTCGTCCGGCGTGGTCAGCAGGTGCGCCCGGACCTGTTCCCGATAGAACCGGGCGTGCCCAGGGCTTCCGCTCAGCCCTTATAGCCATTGCTGATCGGGTAACGCCGCTCGCGCCCGAACGCGCGGCGCGACACCTTCGGCCCCGGTGCGGCCTGGTGGCGCTTCCACTCGCTGGTGCGCACCAGCCGCAGCACGCGGTCCACCACTTCGGCGGCATACCCCGCCGCCACGATCTCCTCGCGCGACTGTTCCTGGTCCACGTAGCGGTACAGGATGCCGTCCAGCACATCGTAGGCCGGCAGCGAGTCCTGGTCGGTCTGGTTGGCGCGCAGCTCGGCCGATGGCGGGCGGGCGATCACCGCCGGCGGAATCACCGGGGCGCCGCCGACCGTGTTGCGCCACTTGGACAGGCCGAACACTTCGGTCTTGTACAGATCCTTCAACGGCGCGTAGCCGCCGCACATGTCGCCGTAGATGGTGGCGTAACCCACCGCGTATTCGCTCTTGTTGCCGGTGGTGAGCAGCAGCCCGCCGAACTTGTTGGACAGCGCCATCAGGATCACGCCGCGCGCGCGCGACTGCAGGTTCTCCTCGGTGACATCCGCTGCCTGGCCTTCGAACATCGGGCCCAGCGCGGTCATCAGGCCTTCGAACACCGGTTCGATCGACACCGCTTCCAGCTTCACGCCCAGCGCGCGGCACTGCTCGGCGGCCAGGTCGTTGGACATGTCCGCCGTGTAGCGCGAAGGCAGGCGCACCGCCGTGACGTTGTCCGCGCCCAGCGCGTCCACCGCCATCGCCAGCACCAGCGCCGAGTCGATGCCGCCGGACAGGCCCAGCCACACCTTCTTGAAACCGTTCTTGCCGCAGTAATCGCGAATGCCCCGGGTGACCGCGCGCCAGGCCAGCGCGTCCATGCTTTCGTCGCCGTCGTCCATCCACTCGCGCGGCAGGAAGCGGCGGCTCTCGGCGTCGTAGTCCACCACCAGCCACTGGTCGGTGAACGCGGCCGCAGCGGGGTGCACGGTGCCGTCACCATCGGCCACGACCGAGGCGCCGTCGAACGTCAGTGCGTCCTGCCCGCCCACCATGTTGAGGTACAGCAGTGCCGCACCGCTTTCGCGGGTGCGCTCGGCCAGCAGCGCATCGCGCTGGGCGTGCTTGCCGCGCTCATACGGCGACGCGTTGGGAATCACCACCAGCTCGGCGCCATTGCGCACGGTATCGGCCAGCGGTTCGGGGAACCACAGGTCCTCGCAGACCAGCACGCCCACCGGCACGCCCTTCAGCTCGAACACACAGCTGCCGCCGTCCGGGTCGATGTCGAAATAGCGGCGCTCGTCGAACACCGCGTAGTTGGGCAGTTCGCGCTTGCGGTAGGTGTGCAGGATCCTGCCGTCGCGCAGCACGTTGGCCGCGTTGTACACCACCGCCCCGGTCGCCTCGGGCCAACCGACCACCGCGGTGATGCCGTGGGTGCTGGCCGCAATGCGGGCCATGGCCTGCTGGCAGTCGTACAGGAAGCGCGGGCGCAGCAGCAGGTCTTCCGGCGGGTAGCCGCTGATCGCCAGTTCCGGGAACACCACCAGCTCCGCCCCGAACTCATCGCGCGCCTCGGCGATCATCTCGATGATGGTGTCGGTATTGCGCTCGACCGCCCCCACCGGGAAATCGAACTGGGCCATCGCAATGCGGATCGAGGTCATGGGTGCGGCCTGTGGATGCAGTGGCCCATTGTAACGCTGGTGGTTTGACCGGTACGAACAGTGCGGGACCGCCTGGGTCGGCCAACGGCCGACGTTACCGGACTGGGGACTCGGCCGGGGGCCATGAATCAGGCGCTGCGCATCCCCGGTAGGTCGGTCCCCAGACGACTGCCGATAACGGTGATCGGTGCAAGTGACGCATGAACCTCGTCGGAGAAGCGCGCGACCCCAGTGACGGTCATGCGTCCCAGCTTCGATCATTGCTGTCGGCGGTCGTCTGGGGACCGACCCTACCAAATCAGCCTCTGCGCGCGTCAAACCTGAAAGCGCCGGCATCGCTCGTACCGTATCCAAGGCGAGGGTGATCGTCCTATTGGAGGTGCGTTGTGAAAAGCATTATCGAGTCCCTGCGCGATGACCTGGCTGCGCTGCAGGAAACGGGGGCAGTCAGCGACGAGACTGTGCGCGTATTCGATGCGCGGTGCCTTCCACGGGAAATTTCGAACCCCGAAAACAAACAACGCCCCTGACGGGGCGTTGTTTGTTTCTGGCTACGTAAAGCCAGGCAGGGCCTGGCTCTACCCGTAAGGCGCGTTGCGCCTTACTTGACCAGCTTGGCGATGGCGGCGCCCAGGTCGCCCGGGGAGCGGACGGTGACGACACCGGCGGCTTCCATGGCGGCGAACTTGCCTTCTGCCGTGCCCTTGCCGCCCGATGCGATCGCACCGGCGTGGCCCATGCGCTTGCCGGCCGGAGCCGAGGCGCCCGCGATGAAACCGACAACCGGCTTCTTCACGTGGTTCTTGATGTACTCCGCACCGGCTTCTTCAGCGTCGCCGCCGATTTCGCCGACCATGATGATGCCTTCGGTCTGCGGGTCTTCGTTGAACAGCTTGAGGCAGTCAACGAAGTTCAGGCCGTTGATCGGGTCGCCGCCGATACCGATGCAGGTCGAC is from Stenotrophomonas bentonitica and encodes:
- a CDS encoding OmpA family protein; this encodes MSLLERFVEDTALHMGLGHRARSLVDVLVDYIRSLPDGVHGLRRRFDAVGLGFPGDGRPPRLLASQLEAVVGREELAVLARRAAFPTGMFAVVASDLLPGLLDVLEQEARSPQAPPSAARQPRHGPTLRLVRGTALRGVLWVMVAGALLCLTGWIHQKTRVSAGAPVAHAEQKTPPRLSLANNDGVIDVRGRLPGEADRRKVWSALVAQYGQRGVSGDILRDPLAGEPRWLDRLVSLAPVLRHPGLSLSFNGDTLHVEMARLPEQDRIAVSTTLRRGFGHMQVTGLWDAGRVALSQLPAMPEPAELVAALNQGKVKFEHKSPTLRADGHDMLRASAQAILAADPGVKLEVGSHTDSLGSAETNLHLSQQRAEMVVAELQAQGVPLGMLVPRGYGEEQPVADNRWESGRDRNRRIEYSILQ
- a CDS encoding NAD+ synthase, which produces MTSIRIAMAQFDFPVGAVERNTDTIIEMIAEARDEFGAELVVFPELAISGYPPEDLLLRPRFLYDCQQAMARIAASTHGITAVVGWPEATGAVVYNAANVLRDGRILHTYRKRELPNYAVFDERRYFDIDPDGGSCVFELKGVPVGVLVCEDLWFPEPLADTVRNGAELVVIPNASPYERGKHAQRDALLAERTRESGAALLYLNMVGGQDALTFDGASVVADGDGTVHPAAAAFTDQWLVVDYDAESRRFLPREWMDDGDESMDALAWRAVTRGIRDYCGKNGFKKVWLGLSGGIDSALVLAMAVDALGADNVTAVRLPSRYTADMSNDLAAEQCRALGVKLEAVSIEPVFEGLMTALGPMFEGQAADVTEENLQSRARGVILMALSNKFGGLLLTTGNKSEYAVGYATIYGDMCGGYAPLKDLYKTEVFGLSKWRNTVGGAPVIPPAVIARPPSAELRANQTDQDSLPAYDVLDGILYRYVDQEQSREEIVAAGYAAEVVDRVLRLVRTSEWKRHQAAPGPKVSRRAFGRERRYPISNGYKG
- the pgeF gene encoding peptidoglycan editing factor PgeF, whose protein sequence is MATPSAPLPVLAADWPAAPGVHALTTLRYGAGGSVAPFDQFNMGNRTAADGDHPAQVARNRALLEEGLGLPSAPHWLRQVHGTAVLRFEAAPAGQGIEFEPTADAAVTSVPGVVLAILTADCLPVVLAARDGREIGAAHAGWRGLADGMLEATVAAMEAAPGELQAWLGPAAGPADYEIGEDVFNAFVERDAGAAGAFVATRPGHWKVDLYALARRRLVAAGVDPAAISGGQLCTIAEPGRFYSHRRDRRTGRMATLAWIAPRR
- the rluD gene encoding 23S rRNA pseudouridine(1911/1915/1917) synthase RluD; the encoded protein is MSDTPSETDSNRQAIVPDTAAGRRFDAVLAELFPEFSRSKLTEWIKSGDVLLDGNPVRGRDPVRGGEVASLHVVLDTQTHAEPEDIPLDILYEDEHVYVINKPVGLVVHPGAGNPSGTLVNALLFRDPGLSVLPRAGIVHRLDKDTSGVMVVARTIQAQTALVEQLAARNVHRQYLAVVVGALVSGGTADAPIDRHPRDRIRMAVREDGKDAVTHYRLRERFRAHTALECRLETGRTHQIRVHMAHLKHAIVGDSLYGGALKLPKGASDELVAQLRGFKRQALHAETLEFAHPITGEPIRNSAPVPADMVALMDALREDTKRIAELERGRR
- a CDS encoding outer membrane protein assembly factor BamD; translated protein: MIRRSSLLSAPVRTAALMLVLALVSTGCHRGAKGDNPEEGQPVETIYEKSHGLMEKGNWSGAEATFRRLIAQYPYGPYTEQAMIETAYAQYKAGKHDDAVSSIDRFIRTYPTHRNIAYMYYLRGLANSNRNTVFLRRVWSLDPSRRDLSTPRQAYSDFNVVVERYPNSRYAADARSRMLELRDVFAQHELDNALYYLRREAYVSAAGRANYLLETYPQSAFQYDAVAALGEAYTHLGNKTLADDARRVLELNQPEHPWLQGNWPKYPWMVRKLNPFAGEKSASTGQRNATMNRR